The following coding sequences are from one Arcobacter nitrofigilis DSM 7299 window:
- the hemC gene encoding hydroxymethylbilane synthase, translated as MKKIVIATRKSKLALWQSEYIKAELLKHYPDMVIELKTFSTKADKILDVPLAKIGGKGLFTKELEIALENKEADIAVHSLKDVPVEFEEGFVLAALTKRFDPRDAFLSEKYASITDLPNGAIIGTTSLRRRMELKLLRPDIELKDLRGNINTRIAKLKAGEYDAIILAATGVQKLQIEDEVKYFTPISIDEMIPSMGQATLGIETLDNPELVEILSVLHDKNAEIESTIERSFVHTLEGGCQVPIGVKATILDENSVDVRAIVGMPDGSEYVQEDIKINIDDYKTAGQALAQTFIDQGAKELLERAEKVAFQ; from the coding sequence ATGAAGAAAATTGTAATAGCAACTAGAAAGAGTAAATTAGCACTTTGGCAAAGTGAATACATCAAAGCAGAGCTTTTAAAACACTATCCAGACATGGTTATTGAACTAAAAACATTTTCAACAAAAGCTGATAAGATATTAGATGTACCATTGGCAAAAATAGGTGGAAAAGGACTTTTTACAAAAGAGTTAGAAATAGCATTAGAAAACAAAGAAGCAGATATAGCAGTACACTCTTTAAAAGATGTTCCAGTTGAGTTTGAAGAAGGCTTTGTATTAGCAGCACTTACAAAAAGATTTGATCCAAGAGATGCTTTTTTAAGTGAAAAATATGCAAGTATTACTGACCTACCAAATGGGGCAATAATAGGAACTACAAGTTTAAGACGAAGAATGGAGTTAAAACTTTTAAGACCAGATATTGAACTCAAAGATTTAAGAGGAAACATCAATACTAGAATTGCAAAACTAAAAGCTGGTGAATATGATGCTATTATTTTAGCAGCAACTGGTGTACAAAAACTTCAAATAGAAGATGAGGTGAAATATTTTACTCCTATTTCTATTGATGAGATGATTCCATCTATGGGACAAGCAACTTTAGGTATTGAAACCTTGGATAATCCAGAATTAGTAGAAATATTATCTGTTTTACACGATAAAAATGCGGAGATTGAATCAACTATTGAAAGAAGTTTTGTACACACTTTAGAGGGTGGTTGTCAAGTTCCTATTGGAGTAAAAGCAACTATTTTAGATGAAAACTCTGTAGATGTAAGAGCAATAGTTGGAATGCCAGATGGTAGTGAATATGTTCAAGAAGATATAAAAATTAATATTGATGATTATAAAACTGCAGGACAAGCTCTAGCTCAAACTTTTATTGACCAAGGTGCAAAAGAATTACTAGAAAGAGCTGAAAAAGTCGCATTTCAATAA
- a CDS encoding DsbA family protein: MNYKKLICIFSIMTISLSAANFDNDVISFEKKRLSNNARVEIKDVKISVKQKMPEPMTNWYGFIIDISAKVKDKEINAKDIIFSNGEIVAPELINLKTGASYKDLLQPKLDASYYQENHLIAGNAKAKDKIVVFSDPLCPFCIEALPDLIDHVKDNKDEIALYYYNFPLLRVHPASATMVKAIDVARQMGIKDVERKVYTTNWEKYFPVDSKDEDKILSAFNKEFKTNITKEQINSTEVMARVLDDVKMGDDVMVKGTPTIFVNGKKDDSRLKYETLGSK; this comes from the coding sequence ATGAATTATAAAAAATTAATATGTATTTTTTCTATTATGACTATTAGTTTAAGTGCTGCAAATTTTGATAATGATGTTATAAGTTTTGAGAAAAAAAGACTTTCCAATAATGCGAGAGTTGAGATAAAAGATGTAAAAATAAGTGTGAAACAGAAAATGCCAGAGCCAATGACAAACTGGTATGGTTTTATTATAGATATAAGTGCAAAAGTAAAAGATAAAGAGATAAATGCAAAAGATATAATCTTCTCAAATGGAGAAATTGTAGCTCCTGAATTGATAAATCTAAAAACAGGAGCATCGTATAAAGATTTATTACAACCAAAACTTGATGCAAGCTATTATCAAGAAAACCATTTAATAGCAGGAAATGCAAAAGCAAAAGATAAAATAGTAGTTTTCTCTGATCCTTTATGTCCTTTTTGTATAGAAGCTCTTCCTGATTTGATTGACCATGTAAAAGATAATAAAGATGAAATAGCACTTTATTATTATAATTTTCCTCTTTTAAGAGTTCATCCTGCATCTGCAACTATGGTAAAAGCTATAGATGTGGCAAGACAAATGGGTATAAAAGATGTTGAGAGAAAAGTTTATACTACAAACTGGGAAAAATATTTTCCAGTGGATTCAAAAGATGAAGATAAAATATTAAGTGCCTTTAACAAAGAGTTTAAAACAAATATTACAAAAGAACAAATAAATTCTACAGAAGTGATGGCAAGAGTTTTAGATGATGTAAAGATGGGTGATGATGTTATGGTAAAAGGAACTCCAACTATTTTTGTAAATGGTAAAAAAGATGACAGTAGATTAAAATATGAGACTTTAGGAAGTAAATAA
- a CDS encoding DNA polymerase III subunit gamma/tau, which yields MSENQNSQKRVLALKYRPKRFEDLVGQGTVSQTLSLALDSNRLSHAYLFSGLRGSGKTSTARIMAKALLCSNGPTSKPCEVCENCVSANTNRHLDIIEMDAASNRGIDDIKDLIEHTKYKPSSARFKVFIIDEVHMLTTQAFNALLKTLEEPPGFVKFILATTDPLKLPATILSRTQHFRFKKISQKDVMNHLTHILNEEQIEFETEALEIVSRSGQGSLRDTLTLLDQAIIFAKGKVTTSAVVDMLGLIDPEFLDKLFDVILSCGDITPIVETLEEYEAGSVCDEMTIYLKNKMLYGKDPKFNVFLYDRFFRILGDAKHLLSLNSDPTFVLILTLSKMSEATNLKTLDEIIDEVQSSPIKEPVPQLSANKMTSAVNEKVVLQHAKEELPNTQTQTPVEKEVLETPQEQNVQTVEEEVQVEVAKPQEVVDPNVELYGELTKKVYERNHDLGECFEKNFIFESFENNILNIVSYAQDDDRKFLYKYFGIIKTFAKDIFGVNIDLEFKKGEIPEQKKNDVIPKKVETNTNDISEEDVNLDYENEEEQEEISSMVEDVEMGAGCVGSMHDTVDPKPSQKELQMEDLLNSSMVNKAKELFDIKKITVKTKI from the coding sequence ATGAGTGAGAATCAAAATTCACAAAAAAGAGTTTTAGCCTTAAAATATAGACCAAAGAGATTTGAAGATTTAGTTGGGCAAGGAACAGTTTCTCAAACACTATCATTAGCATTAGACTCAAATAGACTATCACATGCATATTTATTCTCAGGGCTTAGAGGAAGTGGAAAAACTTCAACTGCTAGAATTATGGCAAAAGCTTTATTGTGTTCAAATGGTCCTACTTCAAAACCTTGTGAAGTATGTGAAAACTGTGTAAGTGCAAATACTAATCGTCACTTAGATATTATAGAAATGGATGCTGCTAGTAATAGGGGTATTGATGATATTAAAGATTTAATTGAACATACAAAATATAAACCAAGCAGTGCTAGATTTAAAGTGTTTATAATCGATGAGGTTCATATGCTTACAACTCAAGCATTTAATGCCCTTTTAAAAACACTTGAAGAACCTCCAGGATTTGTAAAATTTATTTTAGCTACAACTGACCCTTTAAAATTACCTGCAACAATTTTAAGTAGAACTCAACACTTTAGATTTAAAAAAATCTCTCAAAAAGATGTAATGAATCACTTAACTCATATTTTAAATGAAGAGCAAATAGAGTTTGAAACAGAAGCTTTAGAAATTGTTTCAAGAAGTGGACAAGGAAGTTTAAGAGATACACTTACTTTACTAGACCAAGCAATTATTTTTGCTAAAGGAAAAGTAACTACAAGTGCTGTTGTTGATATGCTTGGACTCATTGACCCAGAGTTTTTAGACAAACTTTTTGATGTGATTTTATCTTGTGGAGATATAACTCCTATAGTTGAAACACTTGAAGAGTATGAAGCTGGTTCTGTTTGTGATGAGATGACAATTTATTTAAAAAATAAAATGCTATATGGGAAAGACCCAAAATTTAATGTCTTTTTATACGATAGATTCTTTAGAATTTTAGGTGATGCTAAACATCTTTTATCACTAAATTCTGACCCAACATTTGTATTGATTTTAACACTTTCAAAAATGAGTGAAGCTACAAATTTAAAAACATTGGATGAAATTATTGATGAGGTACAATCTTCTCCTATAAAAGAGCCAGTACCTCAATTAAGTGCAAATAAAATGACAAGTGCAGTTAATGAAAAAGTAGTATTACAACATGCAAAAGAAGAATTACCAAATACTCAAACACAAACACCAGTAGAAAAAGAAGTTTTAGAAACTCCCCAAGAGCAAAATGTACAAACTGTTGAAGAAGAAGTACAAGTAGAAGTTGCAAAACCACAAGAAGTAGTAGACCCAAATGTTGAGTTATATGGTGAACTTACAAAAAAAGTTTATGAGAGAAATCATGACTTGGGAGAGTGTTTTGAAAAAAACTTTATTTTTGAAAGTTTTGAAAACAATATTTTAAATATAGTATCTTATGCCCAAGATGATGATAGAAAATTCTTATATAAATATTTTGGTATTATTAAAACATTTGCAAAAGATATTTTTGGTGTAAATATTGATTTAGAGTTTAAAAAAGGTGAGATTCCAGAGCAAAAAAAAAATGATGTAATTCCCAAAAAAGTAGAAACAAATACAAATGACATAAGTGAAGAAGATGTTAATTTAGATTACGAAAATGAGGAAGAACAAGAAGAAATAAGCTCAATGGTAGAAGATGTTGAAATGGGAGCTGGTTGTGTTGGAAGTATGCATGATACAGTTGATCCAAAACCTTCACAAAAAGAGCTTCAAATGGAAGATTTATTGAACTCTTCTATGGTTAATAAAGCAAAAGAGTTATTTGATATAAAAAAAATAACAGTAAAAACAAAAATATAA
- the murI gene encoding glutamate racemase yields MKVGVFDSGIGGLTVVKAITEVLKGAEIFYIADTKFAPYGEKSKEQILKHSFNIANYLVKTHNIDALVVACNTATSAAIKELREEFPNLIVVGTEPGIKPAISLSKNGKIGILATPATLKGEKYQLLVDKLSNASSNITLYEQACPGLVQQIENGDIEGEKTFEMLKNWLKPMSEKGVDTIVLGCTHYPLVGNVIKKIMGENTNLIETGYAIANRLKDLSKNCGHFNDGVLKVNVYFTSDINETMISKILNSWNNGGKIVVRNINE; encoded by the coding sequence TTGAAAGTAGGCGTATTTGATTCTGGAATTGGTGGTTTAACAGTTGTAAAAGCCATAACAGAAGTACTAAAAGGTGCTGAGATTTTTTATATTGCAGATACAAAGTTTGCACCCTATGGGGAAAAATCAAAAGAACAGATATTAAAACATAGTTTTAATATTGCAAATTATTTAGTTAAAACACATAATATTGATGCTTTGGTTGTTGCTTGTAATACGGCAACTTCAGCTGCAATAAAAGAGTTAAGAGAAGAGTTTCCTAATCTAATTGTTGTGGGAACAGAGCCTGGTATAAAACCAGCAATCTCTTTGAGCAAAAATGGAAAAATAGGAATCTTAGCAACACCTGCAACTTTGAAGGGTGAAAAGTATCAATTACTTGTGGATAAATTATCAAATGCAAGTTCAAATATCACTTTATATGAGCAAGCTTGTCCAGGGCTAGTTCAACAAATTGAAAATGGTGATATTGAAGGTGAAAAGACATTTGAGATGTTGAAAAATTGGCTAAAGCCTATGAGTGAAAAGGGTGTTGATACTATAGTTTTAGGATGTACCCATTATCCTTTAGTTGGAAATGTAATAAAAAAAATAATGGGCGAAAATACAAATCTAATAGAAACAGGTTATGCTATTGCAAACAGATTAAAAGATTTATCTAAAAATTGTGGACATTTTAATGATGGTGTATTGAAAGTAAATGTATACTTCACTTCAGATATAAATGAGACAATGATAAGTAAAATATTAAATTCATGGAATAACGGTGGGAAAATAGTGGTAAGGAATATAAATGAGTGA
- a CDS encoding ATP-binding protein, producing the protein MKNKLNILIFSSIFLILTLFSISIYLDIQYQNDLLNKQLTTLESSIKNEYKQRLKESINSTIVYIDTMYKHLIKEQKNHLKLNTKNKRILIDETRKYLYNNIQDMLRYTWINKIINYKGGDNFAIRLIHPNLKHTEGSFLSTKTKDIKGNLPYLEELNGIKKDKEIYYTYYFKQLNTLEATEKLSYAKLYKKMDWIIVTGIPLNSLNELIKNEKDYLKRIHKKDTYTLTFYRGIILVLFILILLILRKKLILTLNENEKLNEKLEKKLKNVETNFNKFFELPINIFLISDLKGKILQINSGWEKILGYKAEELVNTNYLDLVHPHDIDKTLIAMKELEQGHDLLFFENRYKHKNGSYKTLAWSANVLQENGLIYGSALNITELKEKSEIIYQQSKMAAIGEMTANISHQWRQPLSVISTASSGLLLKKSIDDLDDEFLINTLEQITQSTQYLSDTIEDFRNFYTPTREKTEFKIEHVVKKTLNLVKKRYENENIKIIKNISDITIVNFENQFLQVLINLLNNARDQLCKSKDINKLIFINAYKKDTKVIFEIIDNGGGIKEDIIDKIFEPYFTTKDKSIGTGIGLYMSEEIIVKHFEGQIKVENHTFSYKDKEYVGAKFTIEFNN; encoded by the coding sequence ATGAAAAATAAATTAAATATTTTAATATTTTCATCAATATTTTTAATATTAACGCTATTTAGTATATCTATTTATTTAGATATACAATACCAAAATGACCTCTTAAATAAACAACTAACTACCTTAGAGTCCTCAATAAAAAATGAATATAAACAAAGACTAAAAGAGTCTATAAATAGTACAATAGTATATATCGACACTATGTATAAACATCTAATAAAAGAACAAAAGAACCATTTAAAATTAAATACTAAAAACAAAAGAATACTTATAGATGAGACTAGAAAATATCTTTACAATAATATTCAAGACATGCTTAGATATACATGGATAAATAAAATCATAAACTATAAGGGTGGAGATAATTTTGCTATTAGACTTATTCATCCAAACTTAAAACACACAGAAGGCTCATTCTTATCCACAAAAACAAAAGATATAAAAGGAAACTTGCCTTATCTTGAAGAATTAAATGGAATAAAAAAAGATAAAGAGATATATTACACATACTATTTCAAACAACTTAACACATTGGAAGCTACAGAGAAGTTATCTTATGCAAAACTTTATAAAAAAATGGACTGGATTATAGTAACAGGTATTCCTCTAAATAGTTTAAATGAACTAATAAAAAATGAAAAAGATTACTTAAAAAGAATACATAAAAAAGATACTTATACTCTTACTTTTTATAGGGGTATAATTTTAGTTCTATTTATATTAATTCTTTTAATATTAAGAAAAAAATTAATACTTACTTTAAATGAAAATGAAAAATTAAATGAAAAATTAGAAAAAAAACTAAAAAATGTAGAAACAAACTTTAATAAGTTTTTTGAATTACCTATTAATATATTTTTAATCTCTGATTTAAAAGGAAAAATTCTCCAAATAAACTCCGGTTGGGAGAAAATTTTAGGATATAAGGCAGAAGAACTTGTAAATACCAATTACTTAGATTTAGTTCATCCACATGACATTGATAAGACTCTTATAGCAATGAAAGAGCTTGAACAAGGACATGATCTTCTTTTTTTTGAAAATAGATACAAACATAAAAATGGTTCATACAAAACCCTTGCTTGGTCTGCGAATGTTCTTCAAGAAAATGGATTAATTTATGGTTCTGCTTTAAATATTACAGAATTAAAAGAAAAATCTGAAATAATATACCAACAATCAAAAATGGCAGCAATTGGTGAAATGACTGCAAATATTTCACACCAATGGAGACAACCATTAAGTGTCATCAGTACAGCTTCTTCTGGACTACTTTTAAAAAAATCAATTGATGATTTAGATGATGAGTTTTTAATAAATACTTTAGAACAAATAACTCAATCAACTCAATACTTATCTGATACAATTGAAGATTTTAGAAATTTTTATACCCCAACTAGAGAAAAAACCGAGTTTAAAATAGAACATGTAGTCAAAAAAACTCTAAACCTTGTAAAAAAAAGATATGAAAATGAAAATATAAAAATCATCAAAAATATCTCTGATATCACGATAGTTAATTTTGAAAATCAGTTTTTACAAGTACTTATTAACCTTTTAAATAATGCAAGAGATCAACTTTGTAAATCAAAAGATATAAATAAACTGATTTTTATAAATGCCTATAAAAAAGATACTAAAGTTATCTTCGAAATAATAGATAATGGAGGTGGAATAAAAGAAGACATAATAGACAAAATATTTGAACCATATTTTACAACAAAAGATAAATCAATAGGTACAGGGATTGGTTTATATATGAGTGAAGAGATTATTGTAAAACATTTTGAAGGTCAAATAAAAGTTGAAAATCATACCTTTTCATATAAAGATAAAGAGTATGTAGGAGCTAAATTTACAATTGAATTTAATAATTAG
- a CDS encoding MetQ/NlpA family ABC transporter substrate-binding protein, with amino-acid sequence MIKNILKFALLGVVVFGFVACTDSKEEKVEKKTVIKVGATPVPHAEILEFVKPLLKAKGYDLQIVEFTDYVTPNIAVDEGELDANFFQHLPYLKEFNKNKNTHLVKTVNVHLEPMGIYSKKVKSLDELEDGATIAVPNDPTNESRALDMLVEQGLLTFNDVDFKTVVDIKTNPKNLKIKEIDAPQLPRVLDEVDAAIINTNYALPAGLNPIQDALVLESIDSPYANIVVVKEGNENKPYIKALDEVLNSKEVKKFITDKYKGSIIPAF; translated from the coding sequence ATGATTAAAAATATTTTAAAATTTGCACTTTTGGGTGTTGTTGTATTTGGATTTGTAGCTTGTACAGATTCTAAAGAAGAAAAAGTAGAGAAAAAAACAGTAATAAAAGTAGGGGCTACTCCTGTACCTCATGCTGAAATTTTAGAGTTTGTAAAGCCATTATTAAAAGCAAAAGGTTATGATTTGCAAATTGTTGAATTTACAGATTATGTAACTCCAAATATTGCAGTTGATGAGGGTGAACTAGATGCAAACTTTTTCCAACACTTACCATATTTAAAAGAGTTTAATAAAAATAAAAATACTCACCTTGTAAAAACAGTAAATGTACATTTAGAACCAATGGGAATTTATTCTAAAAAAGTCAAATCTTTAGATGAGTTAGAAGATGGTGCAACAATTGCAGTTCCAAATGATCCTACAAATGAGAGTAGAGCTTTAGATATGTTAGTAGAACAAGGTTTATTAACATTTAATGATGTTGATTTCAAAACTGTAGTTGACATAAAAACAAATCCAAAAAATCTTAAAATCAAAGAGATAGATGCTCCACAATTACCAAGAGTACTTGATGAAGTTGATGCAGCGATTATCAATACAAACTATGCTTTACCAGCTGGGTTAAATCCAATTCAAGATGCCTTAGTACTTGAATCAATAGACTCTCCATATGCAAATATTGTAGTTGTAAAAGAGGGTAATGAAAATAAACCTTATATTAAAGCTTTAGATGAAGTTTTAAACTCAAAAGAAGTTAAAAAATTTATTACTGACAAATATAAAGGTTCTATAATACCTGCATTTTAA
- a CDS encoding methionine ABC transporter permease codes for MTEILLPALGETIYMSLLSTLFAVVIGFILAIILILTSNGGLRENQKIYSILDVIINTLRSFPFIILMIVLFPLTKFLIGKSIGTTAAIIPLTIGAAPFIARLIESALKEVDTGVVEAAKSFGASDWQIIFKVMCVEALPSIISAITLTLITVIGFSAMAGAVGGGGLGDVAIKYGYYRFQSDTMIYTVIVLIALVQGVQSLGDYLYKITKK; via the coding sequence ATGACTGAAATTTTATTACCAGCTTTAGGTGAAACTATTTATATGTCTTTATTATCTACTCTCTTTGCAGTTGTTATTGGTTTTATTTTAGCAATTATTTTGATACTAACTTCAAATGGTGGATTAAGAGAAAATCAAAAAATATATTCAATCTTAGATGTGATTATAAATACTTTACGATCTTTCCCTTTTATTATTTTGATGATTGTACTTTTCCCTCTGACAAAGTTTTTGATAGGGAAAAGTATTGGTACTACAGCTGCAATTATTCCTTTGACAATAGGTGCTGCTCCTTTTATTGCAAGACTTATTGAGAGTGCTTTAAAAGAGGTTGATACAGGTGTTGTGGAAGCTGCAAAATCATTTGGGGCAAGTGATTGGCAAATAATATTTAAAGTCATGTGTGTAGAAGCTTTGCCTTCAATAATTTCAGCAATTACGTTAACGCTAATTACAGTAATAGGTTTTTCTGCAATGGCTGGTGCTGTTGGTGGTGGAGGATTGGGTGATGTTGCCATAAAATATGGTTATTATAGGTTTCAAAGTGATACTATGATTTATACAGTTATTGTACTTATTGCCTTAGTTCAAGGTGTTCAAAGTTTGGGCGATTATTTATACAAAATTACTAAAAAATAA
- a CDS encoding methionine ABC transporter ATP-binding protein translates to MISIKNLNKYYGDTQVLKNISIDIKKGEIFAIVGHSGAGKSTLMRCINGLEDYSDGSLQVNGKEIKELGKEELRAFRKNIGMIFQHFSLIQRKTVFENVALPMQLWGYTKAEITKKVKELLALVGLDEKLDSYPNELSGGQKQRVAIARALTLDPDVLLSDEATSALDPNTTTSILNLLKEINDKLNITIVLVTHEMEVVKQIAQRALLLEHGNIIGFDDTEELFLKPDEQMKHFLGETEVVPNEGVNIKIYFPKDNVFQSFITKMARELDMDFDIVWGKLEEINTHIVGNMVINIKDEQKNSVINYLKVHDIVWEVL, encoded by the coding sequence ATGATAAGTATAAAAAACTTGAATAAATACTATGGTGATACACAAGTTTTAAAAAATATTTCTATTGATATAAAAAAAGGGGAGATTTTTGCCATCGTTGGACACAGTGGTGCTGGGAAATCTACTTTGATGAGATGTATAAATGGACTTGAAGATTATAGTGATGGTTCATTGCAAGTAAATGGAAAAGAGATAAAAGAGTTAGGAAAAGAAGAGTTAAGAGCCTTTCGAAAAAATATCGGGATGATTTTTCAACACTTCTCTCTAATTCAGAGAAAAACTGTATTTGAAAATGTTGCTTTACCGATGCAACTTTGGGGTTATACAAAAGCTGAAATTACAAAAAAAGTAAAAGAATTATTAGCTCTTGTAGGTTTAGATGAAAAGCTTGATTCTTATCCAAATGAGTTAAGTGGAGGGCAAAAGCAAAGAGTTGCTATTGCTAGAGCTTTGACTTTAGACCCTGATGTTTTATTATCAGATGAAGCAACTTCAGCTCTTGACCCAAATACTACTACGTCGATTTTGAATTTATTAAAAGAGATTAATGATAAACTAAATATCACGATAGTGCTTGTAACACATGAGATGGAAGTTGTAAAACAAATAGCCCAAAGAGCTTTATTACTAGAACATGGAAATATTATTGGCTTTGATGATACAGAAGAGCTATTTTTAAAACCAGATGAGCAAATGAAACACTTCTTAGGTGAGACAGAAGTTGTACCTAATGAAGGAGTAAATATAAAAATATATTTTCCCAAAGATAATGTATTCCAATCATTTATTACAAAAATGGCAAGAGAGCTTGATATGGATTTTGATATTGTTTGGGGAAAACTTGAAGAGATAAACACTCATATTGTGGGTAACATGGTTATAAATATAAAAGATGAACAAAAAAATTCAGTAATCAATTATCTAAAAGTCCATGATATTGTTTGGGAGGTATTATAA
- a CDS encoding uracil-DNA glycosylase family protein → MFFHFHPYKPFLNQNTEKIIVGTLPPPRFCTKEFKERDVDFCYGSKDNLLWQAINKIYSLNLAFENTKEEINKRKEFLLKQKIGICDIVESCNREKIDASDIGMSEIVLRDILGYIKEYKNIKTIIFTGGLCKNSPEYFLRQILKKQNISLEIVLDKIPKKHQFEYDNRVIQTISLTSPSNAANRSIGANAYYKKMKKENPNYTTFDFRVEQYEKVFK, encoded by the coding sequence TTGTTTTTTCACTTTCATCCATACAAACCATTTCTAAATCAAAATACAGAAAAAATCATAGTAGGAACTCTACCACCTCCAAGATTTTGTACTAAAGAGTTCAAAGAAAGAGATGTAGACTTCTGTTATGGCTCAAAAGATAATCTACTTTGGCAAGCTATAAATAAAATCTATAGCCTAAACCTAGCCTTTGAAAATACAAAAGAAGAGATAAACAAAAGAAAAGAGTTTTTACTAAAGCAAAAAATAGGTATCTGTGATATTGTAGAGTCATGCAATAGAGAAAAAATAGATGCAAGTGATATTGGCATGAGTGAAATAGTTCTAAGGGATATTTTAGGATATATAAAAGAGTATAAAAATATCAAAACCATAATCTTCACAGGAGGATTATGTAAAAACTCCCCAGAATATTTTCTTAGACAAATCCTAAAAAAACAGAACATAAGCCTAGAAATAGTCTTAGATAAGATACCAAAAAAACATCAATTTGAATATGATAATAGAGTTATCCAAACCATAAGTCTAACTTCCCCATCAAATGCAGCAAATAGAAGTATAGGAGCAAATGCATATTATAAAAAGATGAAAAAAGAAAATCCAAACTACACAACCTTTGATTTTAGAGTTGAGCAGTATGAAAAAGTTTTTAAATAA